The Cyanobacteriota bacterium genomic interval TTGCGATCAGTGATATCAAGTACGGTGCCTACTAGTTGGATTAGGGTGCCGTCTGCATCGACGATCGGCTCTCCCTGGGCCTGCATATACACTAAGGTGCCATCAGGACGATAGGCACGCAGTTCGATGGTGTAAGGTTGAATAGTCTCGATAGCAGTCTGCACGGTCTGCGCGTGAATAGTGCGATCGTCGGGATGTAAGCACTGTTGCAACCGCTCAAAACTAGGTGCACCATCCTGAGGATCTAGCCCAAACATAGTAAACACCTCTTCAGACCAGTAAACATCCCCGGTTTGCACGCTAAACTCCCAACTGCCTAACTTGCCAATGCGCTGTGCCATCCTGAGATGGGCGTTACTGCGGTGTAGTTGCAACTCGGCTTGCTGTTGCTCAGTAATATCACGGGCTGTTGCATAGACCAACGAATCATACAAACAGGCATACCATTCCAGATAGCGATAGCTGCCATCCTTACAGCGATAGCGATTCACAAAGCTTTGTACCAGTTGTTGCTCTTTGAGCTTGGCAATAGTCGCCAGAGTAGGCTCAACATCATCGGGATGGACAAAGGCTATGAACGATTGCCCTTCTAGCTCGGCAAGACTGTAACCGAGGGTGTGCTCCCAAGCTAGGTTCAAGCGCAGGAACCGTCCATCGCTATCTGCAATGCAGAACAAGTTCAAGGCCAGGGTAAAGAACCGCTCTAGTTCCTCTTTAGCAGCCTGTAATTCGGCCTCTGCCTGCTTGCGGCGGGTGATATCTATGTGGCAACCCACCATCCGCAGGGGATTGCCCCCAGCATCCCACTCAATGACCTTGCCCACGCACATCACCCAAATGACTCTGCCGTCTTTGTGGCGATAGCGCACCTCGTTGTAGCATGGACTAGCCCCCCGACTACGGAAATGCTGCTCAAAACTGGCCAGAACCTTGGGTAAATCTTCAGGTAGCATTAGGGTCTGCCAACTTGCATGGACGTTGGGCAGTTCGTGGTCTGCGTAGCCAAACATGCGCTTAAACCCAGGACTCAGGTAAGGTATATCGTGGAGAATGTCCCAGTCCCAGTAGCCTGCTAGAATCACATCCAGAATATTTTCCAATAGGTTCAGCTCGCGGCGGGTTTGCTCAGCTTGCAAGCGATCCATTTCTGCCTGTTTGCGCTCGGTAATATCGACATGGGTACCCAACATGCGCAGAGGTTGGCCATTGGCATCCCAAGCTACTATCTTGCCTGAGGAGAGAGTCCAGATGTAGTTACCACTCTGGGTACGCTGGCGAAACTCAACGCAGTAGGTCGGAATCTCACCGGCTATGTAAGCTTGGTAAGTAGCTACTGTAGAGGCTCGATCGTCGGGATGTAGACGCTCAATCCATTTGGCGGTTGTTTCTTCAAAGGTAGCTGGGTCGTAGCCCAACATCGTGGCATAGTCTGCATTCACTATCGCATCACCAGTTTGCAAGTTGAGGTCATACAGCCCCTGATTAGTGGCGGCTAGGGCCAACCGTAGCCGTTCCTCACTCAGGTAGAGTTGCTGAGTGGCTTCAGCACGCTCTTGAGCACTAGCAATGGTTTGGGCTACGACTCTCAACAGACGAACAATCTGGGGATCCCATGATATGGGGTATGTGAGGGAGGCAAACCCCATTAGCCCTACGACCGTCGATTTTTGCACCAGGGGCACAGCCAAGACTGCCCTGACTTGAAACTGCTGCCACACCGCTTGATCAGATGCCGCGATCGCAGGCAAATTTTCCACATCGGGCACACAAACAATGTCCCGTTGCAAGATTTTAGTATTGGCCCAGGGCAGACTATTCAGGGGCAGATTTTGCACAAGAGACTGCTGCGACGGGTAGCCAGGGCGGCTCCATTGGTGGGTCATGCTCAACGTGCGCCCAGCTTCTATTCGGTCTCCAGGGCTGAACCGAATGATGTAGCTTGTATCTACATCAATAGCTTCACCCAACCGTTGTAGGGCGTGCTGAATTTCTGGGTCTAACTCGGCTGCATCTACATCGACAAAGCAACTAGTAATCTCGGCAATCAGTTGGTTAAAGTCTCGCTGGATTTTGAGGGCTTGTTCGGCAGCTTTACGATCGCTAATGTCCCGAATCATCATGAGCACTTCATCTTCACGGCTTTTCATCACCCGCACTTCTTCTGTTTGCAGCCGATTGCCAATCTGCACCTGCTGTTCATAAACTTGCAGTTGCCCAGTGCTCAGGGCTTGGTGAATATGGGCCAAATGGCGGTGAGCAATCTCAGGCGGCAGGGTTTCCATCAATGTCTGCCCGATTCGGTCACAATTTGCCAACAGGTCAATTTGGGGTCGATTGTTGGCAATGTCTTGATATACCCCATCTCGGCTGACTCGAAACATCAGGTCTGGGATGGCTGCAAGCATGGCTCGGCTAGTGGCTTCACTCTGCCTAAGAGCTAGTTCAGTTTGCTTGCGATCGCTGATGTCGATAATCGTGCCCACGTACCCCACTATTTGATTCATCTCGTGGTACTCAGGCACCGCATGACCGTAGACCCAGATGACTTGGCCTGTGGCAGTTTGTAACCGATATTCCATCTGAAAGGGCCGTTGATTTGCTATGGCAGCTTGCCACTCGTTCAGCAATGCATCGCGATCGTCAGGATAAATAGTCTTGAGCCAACCGTATCCACGGGTTTCTTCCGCGGTTATCCCAGCCATTTGACACAGACGCTGGTTAGCGTATACGCAGTTACCCTCAGCATTGGTGCGAAAAATTCCCACTGGCAAAGATTCCAATAGAGATATAAGCCGGCATTGTTGTTGCACTGAGGTCTGCCCATACTGTGCCAGTTGCGCTGCATATAGACACATTTGTAAGATGTTCTGAGTCACAATTCCGACGACTTGTCCCTCTGAGTTGACGATCGCCCCATAGTCAACCCCCTGTTGCTGCAATACTGTTGCTATCCCTGCAATTGTCGTGAGTTCAGCCTCTGGCAAGGTTGCCACAGGTGTAGTAGCCACAGTGCCGACAGGCGTAGTCTCTAGGTTTACACCAGT includes:
- a CDS encoding PAS domain-containing protein — translated: MVNSRDLVSVIIRMPVVVTAGTSVKDTVSEIYNTSFRNQTNQPLSCNQDHILTNLSTPVLHAQVRSSCAIVADGNQVVGLITMQDLVRLIATGVNLETTPVGTVATTPVATLPEAELTTIAGIATVLQQQGVDYGAIVNSEGQVVGIVTQNILQMCLYAAQLAQYGQTSVQQQCRLISLLESLPVGIFRTNAEGNCVYANQRLCQMAGITAEETRGYGWLKTIYPDDRDALLNEWQAAIANQRPFQMEYRLQTATGQVIWVYGHAVPEYHEMNQIVGYVGTIIDISDRKQTELALRQSEATSRAMLAAIPDLMFRVSRDGVYQDIANNRPQIDLLANCDRIGQTLMETLPPEIAHRHLAHIHQALSTGQLQVYEQQVQIGNRLQTEEVRVMKSREDEVLMMIRDISDRKAAEQALKIQRDFNQLIAEITSCFVDVDAAELDPEIQHALQRLGEAIDVDTSYIIRFSPGDRIEAGRTLSMTHQWSRPGYPSQQSLVQNLPLNSLPWANTKILQRDIVCVPDVENLPAIAASDQAVWQQFQVRAVLAVPLVQKSTVVGLMGFASLTYPISWDPQIVRLLRVVAQTIASAQERAEATQQLYLSEERLRLALAATNQGLYDLNLQTGDAIVNADYATMLGYDPATFEETTAKWIERLHPDDRASTVATYQAYIAGEIPTYCVEFRQRTQSGNYIWTLSSGKIVAWDANGQPLRMLGTHVDITERKQAEMDRLQAEQTRRELNLLENILDVILAGYWDWDILHDIPYLSPGFKRMFGYADHELPNVHASWQTLMLPEDLPKVLASFEQHFRSRGASPCYNEVRYRHKDGRVIWVMCVGKVIEWDAGGNPLRMVGCHIDITRRKQAEAELQAAKEELERFFTLALNLFCIADSDGRFLRLNLAWEHTLGYSLAELEGQSFIAFVHPDDVEPTLATIAKLKEQQLVQSFVNRYRCKDGSYRYLEWYACLYDSLVYATARDITEQQQAELQLHRSNAHLRMAQRIGKLGSWEFSVQTGDVYWSEEVFTMFGLDPQDGAPSFERLQQCLHPDDRTIHAQTVQTAIETIQPYTIELRAYRPDGTLVYMQAQGEPIVDADGTLIQLVGTVLDITDRKQAEEQIRRYAAQLEASNRELEAFAYSVSHDLRAPLRAIDGFSKALLEDYGNQISDEGKDYFDRIRKNVSRMGSLIEDLLNLSRVSRVNIRYTTVDLSAMAQSILDELQATSPERAVTCHVAPSLIVTADATLMRVVLTNLLHNAWKFTSHHPTACIEVGSFTRDDRLVYFVRDDGAGFDMAFANMLFGVFQRLHNTTEFPGTGVGLAAVQRAIHRHGGQIWAEAAVEQGATFYFTIPTMSLPPGDQP